The genomic DNA AGTGGAGAAAAGTTATGAGGATTTTCTTTAAAGTCAATAATTAACTCTTTGCACTTGTCAGCGTTGAGTTGCATCAGCTGGGATTGGGACCAGGTGTCCACCGCAGTAACAACGCGTTGTACGTCACTCAGGGAGCCACGGGGTATGGTTTGAGAGATGGTAGTATCATCTACGTACTTCCACGTTGGGGCGTCAACTTTGAGATCGTTTATCATGAGCAGAAAGAGCCATGGTCCGAGTTTGGTTCCCTGTGGGACCCCGGCCGGGACTGGGCCCCACTCAGAGAAACAGTCTGCCGACAGTTTTACCCGTTGTTGCCGGTTTATCAGGAAGTCGGTCACCCAAGCTTTGATGCTGCGTGGCATGTCAAGACCATTGATCTTTGCAACGAGGATCGTATGATCAATGAGATCAAATGCCTTTCGATAGTCAAATAGCACGACCCTGACGGCTGCCCCTGTCCCATCAGTAGCCTGTGACCAGTGGTGAAACATCGAGATCAGAGCGAATGAGGTGGAGGATTCGGGGATGCCGCCATACTGATCATAGTCGATCTTCTTGAGTACTGCGGGACCAACATGAGTGGCTACAACGAAGTCTTCCGCGAGTTTCGAGATGGTGGGGGTCAGGGAAATGGGCCGTAGATGCTTACTTAGGTCTTCAACAGGCTTCTGTTTGGGTAGCGGTACAACGTCAGCTAGCTTCCACGGCGAGGGCAGCTTTTCTTTATAGCTGGAGTTGAGTATAGCCGTAACGGGTTCAACAAGGACCTCTGCATACTCTCGCAGGAGCCAATTAGGAACACAGTCAGGTCCGGCTGCTTTACGCGGGTTTAATTGCTTCAAAGCAGCCAAGACCGCGGACTTGGATACAGACAACACATAGGGTTCATCCTCGTGGGCTGCGATTGGCAATGATGGCTGAAAGTTTTCCATTGGAGCAAGAAAGGCtgagttaattttgttggcTATTTCAAGTTCGTTCAAATCGCCATCCAAATGTAAGCTGGAAAGAAAAGACTCTGATCTGGAGCAGGGGACCATTCCTGCGACCCGTTTGACAGCGTTCCACCGCTGAGAGGGCTTGGTGGACTTGAGATGGTCAACTTTGCTAGCAAAGTACTTGCCGCGAGGAGATTTCCGCTCGCGGTTGACGATGTTGCGGTAGCGGCTGAAGGCGTCCTTATCTCCCTCGTTGAACGCTTGCTGGCGCAGCTTGATAAGGTTTTTAAACTCTGCGGTGATCCATGGCGCATCATTAACGTGTGTCTTGAAGTGCTTAACCGGCATGATGTGATCCATACCAATCTGAATTATGTCAACGAACATGCTTAACCTAGCCTCGCAGTCATCTCCATTAACTGGAGACCAGTCAATCGACGAGAGATAGCGTCCGAGTTCCAACTTTCTACTTGGTCGTGTGTCTCGCCTTGCCGTGGTTCTCATACTGCAATCGTTGCCCTTGGGTCTCGCTTTGGGTCTCACTTTGGGTCTCACTAAGACAACATTGTGGTCAGACACGCCAAAGGGGGGAAAGGTTTGCACAGCGTTTGAGTCGTAGAGCTGTGGAAGGTTAGTAAGCACTAAGTCCAAGATTTGGTCACCCCTTGTGGGCTTATCTACTAGTTGCTTCAGCTTGAATTGGGTGGTCAAACGGCGAGTATTTAGGCGGTTGAAATCGCCGCACAACACGAAACCGCAACCGGGGTACTCTCCTTCCAAAGAAGTGAGGGACGCAGACAGATAGTTCACAAGTGCTGCATCTCTGATGCTGTTGTTGAAGTGTGGATGGTATATGACACCTGCGACGATACAGGGAACTCCGCGTGGAAGTCGGCTGGGTCGTAGCCACGCCCACAGTGCCTCGATGTCAGGATCCGACAGTTTTTCTAGGTGCTTGAATTTGATAGAATTCTCGATGTAGAGGCCAACACCGCCGTGATGGTCTGTGGTGCGGTCACGATGGATAAATGAGTAGCCTGGGATCTGCAGCAGTGAGTCACAGATTGTCTCTCTTAACCACGTCTCGGTAAAGAACCCTAAATTAGGTTTTAGATCCAGGACAACAGAACGAACCTCGTCAATCTTGGGTGCTAGTGACATGGTGTTAGCGAGAAGTGCACTAAGGCCAAACACTGAGTTTTCTTTCCCCTGATTCGATGGAATTGTAGGGGCAAAACGTGAAAGGTTTCGCCCGCACACGCCCGGGGGGCGCAAGGCCGGTCCCGCAGGCGATTTCGAGGCTTGATCACCGGAATGGAACCTTTGTTTATTCCAACACGCTGTAAAGTGTCAATCTGAATATTTAATGTGGAAGACGGAGCAGTATGTAAATTACTCTCGCCATTGAGGTTTACCTTTTCGCCAGGGAAGTCGGCTAGAAAACTGCCATAGCTGGACAAGGGCTGTCCCATGGAAGATTCCAGCACCGTACCGGGTCTCGGTAGGACTTGTCTCCTCCTGTTACCACTACGAAGGCCACGACGCGTAGGCTTAACTCTAGATAGACCAAGGGAGGTCAAGCGTTGCCATAAGTCTGGTGCAAGACGGTTGTTAGTTTGGATTGAGGAGGATAAAGACCTTAGGAAGGAGCTCGTATAGATGGCTGCCATACTGGAGAACACTTCTCATCCAACAGGGTTATTTTGCGTAGAAATAATGAGTAAAATCCAAGATTTTCCGGAGATCAGTATTAACACGTGCGGGCGCTCGTGACACCTTCCTCTCTAACAATttctagccctctatggctttactccacctcagtaattagttcatgtaccatatgactaaatggaaactgttgagctttctcCTTCatcatctatttatctattcattttctcccctcaagGTGGGGAGAAGAGATGACGACAAAAAATggaatataaacttgagatcaaatATATGTTTTCGCAATAATTCGGTTCGAGAACTGATGAACCTGTCATAAAGggctaaagggaaaaaaatgaatggttcattagaccatcaactgaccatcTTGTGTTGAATATTGTAGCTCAATAGTTCAATTTcactcttgcgtggaaaaaaggcaacatgtcgagacctttgatcgtgaaatgggataacatatgattggtcagtagaCAT from Pocillopora verrucosa isolate sample1 chromosome 2, ASM3666991v2, whole genome shotgun sequence includes the following:
- the LOC131773323 gene encoding uncharacterized protein; the protein is MSLAPKIDEVRSVVLDLKPNLGFFTETWLRETICDSLLQIPGYSFIHRDRTTDHHGGVGLYIENSIKFKHLEKLSDPDIEALWAWLRPSRLPRGVPCIVAGVIYHPHFNNSIRDAALVNYLSASLTSLEGEYPGCGFVLCGDFNRLNTRRLTTQFKLKQLVDKPTRGDQILDLVLTNLPQLYDSNAVQTFPPFGVSDHNVVLVRPKLMEMTARLG